A segment of the Trifolium pratense cultivar HEN17-A07 linkage group LG7, ARS_RC_1.1, whole genome shotgun sequence genome:
TTTATTCTTATGTTCAGCCTGAAGGAAGTATATTCTATAACATTGCTCAAGTGTTGGTAGCAGCTAGACACAAGAAACACCTTCATCTTCCTGCTTTTGAGGATTCAGAAGGAGCTTTCTATGATCCTACATTCCAGAATGATTTGGACGGAAAATTGCCTCTTACAAAAGAATTTAGGTAAGCACTTATATGGCATCATAgtcattttttaagaaaaaatcgGACTTGGCCAATTTATCAATTGATTCAAATGCGGTCAAATCTAAGCTTATTAAAACTCGATTGAACTGGGTTAAACTGAGTTCAACCGCGGATGATTCAaccaatttgttttttctttcaattatttttaaaagataaatctAAAAGTCAAAAGGGATAATTGATATCTTTAAAAAATTAGACCATAATAAATCTCTTACGGAGAGTTTGTCTTCCATTTGGGTCACAAAAGGTTCGAGAGGTCAACCACCGCAGTTGCGCAAAGAATATATATAGCaagttttcaataaaaaattattataatatagatcTTAATAAAATACTTTCATTTATCTAATTAtgacatttaaaatattagtaGAAATTTCAAAGGATATATATGCTTCCTTAACCTTataattaatgattttaatggttgatatttatttttatttttattatttattatagttGTTTAAACAAAGCTGCTATTGTGGTTGAGGAGAATGAATTAACCAATGATGGATCAAGCAAAGATCCATGGAGACTTTGTAGCATCCaacaaattgaagaattgaagtGCATGCTAAAAATAATACCAATATGGGTAACGAGCATCATAGTCTTCATTCCACCAGGACAACTATCAATATTTTCAATATCACAAGCCTTAAAAATGGACAGAAACATAGGAAATTTTGAAATACATGCTGGCTCAGTATCAGTAATAACATTAATAGCAATAGGTATATTTCTACCATTCTATGATAGTGTAATTTCACCTTTACTTGAGAAAATCACAAAACAAGAGCAAGGACTAACAACCCTTCAAAGGATAGGACTTGGACATGGTTCTGCAATTCTATCAGTAGTAGTTGCAGGGTTGGTTGAAATAAGAAGAAGGAAATTAACAATTTCAATGGGAGATTCTAACGGCGTTGCGCCTATGTCGGTAATGTGGCTAGCTCCTCAGTTTTTGCTTATAGcattttgtcatatttttggAACAGTTGGATACACTGAATTTTTCAACAAAGAATCACCTAATAGTATGAGAAGTATAAGCAATTCTTTGCTATGTCTCAATATTTCCGTTGGTAGTAACCTTAGCACATTCATTGTGAACATTGTGCATTCTTATACAGGGAAACAAGGTGGATCAGATTGGCTTGATAGTGATATTAATAAGGGAAGATTGGAGTATTTCTATTTCATCATTGCTGGATTGGCAGTGCTAAATTTGtgttatttcatattttgtGCTCGTAAATATTGTTACAAGATCACTTCATTAAAGGataaaaaatagtgaaaaacTATGGTTTGTAGATTGgtcacaaatatattttacatAAACCTTCCTTGTTttgttaaacaaaaataaacattcCTTGTAATAGAAGTGACATGAATAATTTCCAGAGTGTTTGAAGTTCAATGTCTGTTTTCTACCAATCATAGCTAAAATATTGTATATAGTTATTTGTGTTTtagtatatattaaaattgctcGTCTTATATAAGGTTACTTTGGTTACTTCTTTCAAGGCTTATACATAAGAATATTGTAATTCTTCATACAATCATACATGTATTAAATTTaggttttgtttggtaaaattagcctATAGCTAATGACGAGTAGTTTATAGTTGATGGTTGATGAcatatagcttatagctgatagttTATTACCGATGGCTGATAAGTTAATTGTAGTATTTGACTAATAAGTTTATTATCATACATATTATATAAGGTTATCTGAGTGTTTTAAATATCTTTGTatcatgattttatttattttcattggGAAATTAAGAAAGAAATGAAAAGCATAGGCTTCTCCTCGCCGCCGTCAACTAAGCTTCTTGCCTCATCCTCAACTGAACATTCTATCTCTTTGACAGCACCTCACCTTCCTTCATCCCATGGTGGTTTTAGTGTGAACCTCCTTTCTCTCACAGAAGTTCTCTCTCTATCACCAATTCAGTAGGCAACACGCTCATCATCGTCGCCATATACTCCCTTCACCATCACCATGACATCCCTATTCACTGTCGTATACGgtcaaaaattattattataaaacgtATTAACAATGACCTTTGATTtgataattaacaaaaataagaacgatgaataacacaattaaacgGAAGATTTTAGTTGGAAACGATATATCCGATTAAAGAAAAACAACCAATCCAATGGTTCTAAATAAAATTCTTCTACGTTTATATTCTTGTTTGATAACAAATTAACCGAACAAGCATCGATTATTTCTACCCAAATTCTCATTGATTAAACATCGCATAGTTTGATTAAGTATGAAAGAACAAGCGTCTTAAAACACAATCAATCGAAATTCGAATTTGATCAAACCTATAAGTAAGCATCATATACTCTATCAATCTCTATTCAAACTATCCTAATCAAGAGACAAGTTGGTTCAAATAATTAATCTcaatcaaatttgaaaaaaccaaacttatataaaaaattgaaagaaaaaaaaataaaaacgagaaacaaaatgaaattatgTTATTCAGAGGACGGATGTCTTACACGATGTCTAGGACAACTGTATATTTTGTAAGATGTCTGGGACAACTTGTAAGACAATAGTTTTATTCAGGGATTCCGGAAGGTGTTCGCGAGGAGCGGTAGCACAAGCACCAACTTTTTAGGggcactttttttttactatatttatattaatgttaatatttattttttttgtataagcttaaactctaataaaaaaaaagtaagattaGATTGAACCACATATGAcatgcatatataataattaaaaaaaaaaaaaacttaattgcacatttggtcccttatgtttattttaagtttcaagttagtcccttatgttttaaaagtttcaagttggccccttatgtttattttaggtttcaagttgatcCCTTGTATTTTAAACGTTTCAAGTTTGTCCttcaagttttgaaaatttgaattagttaTTAGTCCCTATTTGATCATCTTTATAGGactaactaattcaaattttagaaacttgagggaccaacttgaaacttttaaagcATAAGAgaccaatttgaaacaaaataaacataagagaccaacttgaaacctaaaataaacataagggatcaaatgtgtcattaaacatttaaaaatattaatatattaaaataaaatcattctctctttgtacaaaaaaaaaaaattcatacattaattgtgtcaaaaaatcCCACATAAATGTGATTCACCAAAAAAACCaccaaatttataatttcaacaAAACACTCAAAATCTTGAAGACGACcctaattttattgattttcatTACAACCAAAAGCAAATTTACATTAGACAGAAAAAGTACATAAAAATGCCTCTCTTGTGGTAAAAAGAAATCCGGGCAGATGCCTCTCATTTAGTCATATCTTTCCCAATAGAGCCCAAAAATTTCGCAGTTTAATTACCACATCGTTCCCAATCATGGTGACTTAAACACACTGGTAGGAGCGATACGAATAACCGACGACGAACTATGCGACTAATGAACAAAATAGCAcaagaaaaaatgtaaaaaaaaatgctagaaTGAAAGAATAGGGAGAATGAGAAAAttagtatgatttttttttcgcACAAATGGTGTGAGTTTATAGAATTCACCAAGTAGTTTGATTGGCTGAAGCTATATGACAACCACACACGTGACCGATCACATTTGACCACTTGTCAATACAGTTTGATTGCACGGGAGACTTTTTTTCTTCTGCCAACGAGTTTTGCTGTTTGTAATGTGAATTCCGTTCGTGGTATAGCCAACGAACCATTTTTTCACAGTTTTTGCAATTTTAGTTACCGTTTGGCTTagatttttttcctcttctttttccttAGAACTAAGAAGCTAGACCAAATAACCATTTTTAAAAGCTCCggtaagaaaagaaaaaagaagttttctatattt
Coding sequences within it:
- the LOC123898343 gene encoding protein NRT1/ PTR FAMILY 2.13-like, translated to MNRECSIPSLKKKLLAEETLLVESNPTTNQRKPGWKAMPYILGNNTAERLANFGIQTNFIVYLMKVYNMDHVLAANIMNTWMAISNVVPLIGAFVADSYLGKFLTIAIASFASLIGLVILMLTAWVPQLHPTPCSIQQQQSGICNDHTDFQLWVLIFGLFWLSIGTGGIRPCSIPFAVDQFDLTTSEGRHGSSRFYNLYYTTQTLVMLINQTLLVYIEDSVSWTLGYGLFTMFMVVSIIIFFAGIRVYSYVQPEGSIFYNIAQVLVAARHKKHLHLPAFEDSEGAFYDPTFQNDLDGKLPLTKEFSCLNKAAIVVEENELTNDGSSKDPWRLCSIQQIEELKCMLKIIPIWVTSIIVFIPPGQLSIFSISQALKMDRNIGNFEIHAGSVSVITLIAIGIFLPFYDSVISPLLEKITKQEQGLTTLQRIGLGHGSAILSVVVAGLVEIRRRKLTISMGDSNGVAPMSVMWLAPQFLLIAFCHIFGTVGYTEFFNKESPNSMRSISNSLLCLNISVGSNLSTFIVNIVHSYTGKQGGSDWLDSDINKGRLEYFYFIIAGLAVLNLCYFIFCARKYCYKITSLKDKK